The proteins below come from a single Larimichthys crocea isolate SSNF chromosome XIV, L_crocea_2.0, whole genome shotgun sequence genomic window:
- the LOC104923984 gene encoding dynactin subunit 6 — MSDAKQIMAQKSAKIAAGAVVCVESEIRGDVTIGARTVVHPKARIIAEAGPIIIGEGNLIEEQALIINSYPENIMPDTEGVEPKTMTIGTNNVFEVGCVSQALKIGDNNVIESKADLGRNVILTSGCIIGACCQVNTCEAVPENTVVYGSNCIRRVQSEKPQPQTLQLDFLMKILPNYHHLKKTVKGNSTPVRN, encoded by the exons ATGTCGGACGCAAAGCAAATCATGGCACAGAAAAG TGCTAAGATTGCAGCTggagctgttgtgtgtgttgagagtgAAATAAGAGGAGATGTGACCATTG gTGCCAGGACAGTTGTCCACCCTAAAGCACGGATCATAGCAGAGGCAGGGCCTATTATCATAGGAGAGGGCAATCTAATAGAAGAGCAGGCACTTATTATTAACAG TTATCCAGAGAATATCATGCCAGACACCGAGGGAGTTGAGCCAAAAACCATGACAATTGGGACCAATAATGTGTTCGAGGTTGGATGTG TCTCTCAAGCTTTGAAAATTGGAGACAACAATGTGATTGAGTCTAAAG CTGATCTTGGGAGAAACGTGATCCTGACCAGTGGATGCATCATCGGTGCGTGCTGCCAGGTCAACACGTGTGAAGCCGTGCCGGAGAACACGGTGGTGTACGGCTCAAACTGCATCAGGCGTGTGCAGAGCGAAAAGCCACAG CCTCAGACTCTGCAGCTCGACTTCCTCATGAAGATTCTGCCCAACTATCACCACCTGAAGAAGACGGTCAAAGGAAACAGCACACCTGTCAGAAACTAA